The following proteins are encoded in a genomic region of Paenibacillus sp. FSL H3-0469:
- a CDS encoding YwhD family protein, producing MDNVQPEGKKQIALNIVNARAKHKGFGAGSIDLNNVSPVIIDQGIAVIDIGAMHAKSKVEKGIKFSMNREDVPAGRQVWVVWVAVDRTPEGQFYGGITACEMWIDTEARRGWKILADHVNKLDAALKRKLILDGLGSTERAALKSLLMAHNEEWWAASPEELKAALSE from the coding sequence GTGGATAACGTACAACCGGAGGGCAAAAAACAAATTGCCTTGAATATTGTGAACGCCAGAGCCAAGCATAAAGGCTTCGGTGCAGGCTCGATTGATCTGAACAATGTATCGCCTGTCATTATTGATCAGGGTATCGCTGTTATCGATATCGGTGCCATGCATGCCAAGAGCAAAGTGGAGAAGGGAATTAAATTCTCTATGAACCGGGAGGATGTTCCGGCGGGAAGACAGGTATGGGTCGTATGGGTCGCCGTTGACCGTACTCCGGAGGGGCAGTTCTACGGCGGAATTACCGCCTGTGAGATGTGGATTGACACCGAAGCGCGCCGCGGCTGGAAGATTCTTGCGGATCATGTCAATAAGCTGGACGCGGCCTTGAAGCGCAAGCTTATTCTGGATGGACTTGGAAGTACCGAGCGGGCAGCGCTGAAATCCCTGCTGATGGCTCATAATGAAGAGTGGTGGGCCGCTTCGCCTGAGGAGCTGAAGGCCGCACTGTCGGAATAG
- a CDS encoding M1 family aminopeptidase, with the protein MKPHSLRYTLIFAVLAVLTLLGGGIWFLSGHSPAVWTASVPKEAKSPAVIPRQQPVQSDLSDTIYTSETEALSQRVVEYHLDVELLPDKETLVASETLTWTHPGAKPVQELYFHLYPNAFASASTTFMKESGGTLRGDTMPAGGYGSITLTDLRTSEGVSLMQRTQYVQPDDGNVNDRTLLKVHLPQPVNGGESVTVRLKFEVKLPKIFARMGTADDFVMAGQWFPKLSVYEPAGRRGLKEEGWNLHQYHGNSEFYSDFGIYNVAISVPPEYKVAATGFPVRDAKVVKGRKIYQFYADDVHDFAWAASPDFVVAEKAFSAPQVPGVKIKLYLDPLHKHLQERYFQAAEAALTAFSKWYGPYPYSTLSIVVPPESGNGAGGMEYPTLITAFGATDTSPGTSLERTIIHEIGHQYFYGLVASNEFEEAWLDESFTSYAEDRLMEQEYGVVSSLPLQSSLVSSSQPLKLETWKYTGDDAYTRNVYIRGKLVLKDIERIAGTKNMDAILAAYARKYRFQHPSTADFQKVVEKVTKQSWQTYFERYVYSGGAPDFAVDDIRLTVKPDNSDGGGSRYSAVVDVSNKGSLYPDVPVKFTFADGYTVQQYWNGEGKATSFELAYKAPLVSAEIDPGHSILLESRHLNNFRMAELEPRTLSRWTLSASALLETLLGTLVW; encoded by the coding sequence ATGAAGCCACATTCATTAAGGTATACCCTCATCTTCGCAGTACTGGCTGTCCTCACCTTGCTTGGAGGCGGAATATGGTTTCTGTCAGGGCATAGCCCTGCCGTATGGACTGCCTCTGTTCCAAAAGAGGCCAAGTCCCCCGCCGTTATCCCCCGGCAGCAGCCCGTGCAGTCCGATCTTTCCGATACGATCTACACATCGGAGACAGAAGCTTTAAGCCAGCGCGTGGTTGAATATCACCTGGATGTGGAGCTCCTGCCCGATAAGGAGACCCTGGTCGCCTCCGAGACGCTTACCTGGACCCACCCGGGTGCAAAGCCGGTTCAGGAGCTCTACTTTCATCTGTATCCCAATGCATTCGCATCCGCCAGCACCACCTTCATGAAGGAGTCCGGAGGTACGCTTCGCGGTGACACCATGCCTGCAGGAGGTTACGGGAGCATTACGCTGACAGATTTACGGACCTCCGAGGGTGTCTCGCTGATGCAGCGCACACAATACGTGCAGCCGGACGACGGCAATGTCAATGACAGAACACTGCTCAAGGTCCATCTGCCGCAGCCGGTGAACGGCGGTGAGAGCGTGACGGTAAGGCTTAAATTTGAGGTCAAGCTGCCCAAAATTTTCGCCCGGATGGGAACCGCTGACGACTTCGTGATGGCCGGCCAGTGGTTTCCGAAGCTTAGCGTCTACGAGCCTGCCGGCAGAAGAGGACTCAAGGAAGAAGGCTGGAACCTGCATCAATACCACGGCAACTCCGAGTTCTACAGTGATTTTGGGATTTACAATGTAGCGATTTCTGTCCCGCCCGAGTATAAGGTCGCCGCAACCGGGTTTCCGGTGAGGGACGCCAAGGTTGTAAAGGGGCGCAAGATCTATCAATTCTATGCAGATGACGTCCACGACTTCGCCTGGGCGGCATCGCCTGATTTCGTGGTTGCGGAGAAGGCTTTCTCCGCCCCGCAGGTGCCCGGGGTGAAGATTAAGCTCTATTTGGACCCGCTGCACAAGCATCTCCAGGAACGTTACTTCCAGGCGGCTGAGGCTGCACTGACGGCATTCAGCAAGTGGTACGGCCCTTATCCCTACTCAACCTTGTCGATTGTTGTCCCGCCGGAGTCCGGCAACGGAGCCGGAGGAATGGAGTATCCGACCCTGATTACCGCCTTCGGCGCCACGGATACTTCACCAGGCACTTCCCTGGAGCGCACAATCATCCACGAGATCGGGCACCAGTATTTCTACGGTCTGGTGGCCAGTAATGAATTCGAAGAAGCCTGGCTTGATGAGAGCTTTACCTCTTATGCCGAAGACCGGCTGATGGAACAGGAATATGGTGTTGTCTCTAGCCTCCCGCTGCAGTCCAGCCTGGTGTCCTCCTCACAGCCCCTTAAGCTGGAGACCTGGAAATATACTGGTGATGATGCCTACACACGCAATGTGTACATTCGCGGCAAGCTGGTGCTGAAGGATATCGAACGGATCGCGGGGACCAAGAATATGGATGCCATCCTCGCCGCTTATGCCCGCAAATACCGCTTCCAGCATCCGTCCACCGCCGACTTCCAGAAGGTTGTGGAGAAAGTGACCAAGCAATCCTGGCAGACTTATTTTGAACGGTATGTCTATAGCGGGGGTGCACCCGACTTCGCAGTTGATGATATCAGGCTCACGGTCAAACCGGACAACAGCGATGGCGGGGGCAGCCGCTATAGCGCTGTGGTCGATGTAAGCAATAAGGGCAGCCTGTACCCCGATGTTCCCGTTAAATTCACCTTCGCAGACGGGTACACTGTGCAGCAATACTGGAATGGCGAGGGTAAGGCAACCTCCTTTGAGTTAGCATATAAAGCGCCGCTGGTCTCCGCAGAGATCGATCCGGGGCATTCCATTCTGCTGGAGAGCAGGCATCTAAATAATTTCAGAATGGCGGAGCTCGAGCCGCGTACACTCTCCCGCTGGACGCTTAGCGCATCTGCTCTGCTTGAAACCCTGCTCGGAACTCTTGTCTGGTGA